The Bacillaceae bacterium IKA-2 DNA window TGTAATGCCGGTAAAACAAACTCTTCTGCAAATTCTTTTGTTGCATCGATCGTATATGACTCAATCGCACCTACTGTAATCGCTTTTTCCTTTACAAATTGAAGGTCTTTGCCTTCACCAACATCTAAACATACAGCTATAACATCATAGCCCTGATCACCTAACCACTTAATTGCTACTGATGTGTCTAATCCACCCGAATACGCTAAAACAACTTTTTTATTACTCACTTGGTCATTCCCCCATTTATGAATATTGATACTTCAATAATTATAATTATGCATTATCCTTCAAAAGAAAAGAGGCTTACTAGAAGCTCTCCAACTCTTAATATTAATGATGCTATTAATTGTTATTCATTACTTTACCAAAATTATAACTTTTTTGCAATACATATTCATAAAAAAGTATAAATATTTAATAACTATTATTCCCTTATTTTAACGAAGTTAGCTGGGAAAAATGAATAAACAATGTCTAACTTGATTTCATGGTGAATTCGTTTCATGATCTGCGACTTAAAAGAATGCCATGAAACAATATCAATTAATGATGATTTTTTTCATCAACTTTATCGTAGGAGCGAAACCACAGCCAGAGATCATTAATTGTTGAAGCTAAAATGGAAATTTTAGTATTTAAATCACAAGCCTGCTCAAAGTTAGCTTCATTGTTAAGTAGTGCTTGTTTAAGGTTAATTTCTTTTTCTAGCTCGAAAATACGCTCAGGAATATTTCCTCGAACTTCTTCCCAACGCAACAAGATTTCCTCTTGCGTTGCCTTGTTGTAATCACTTAAACTCTTTTCTAGGTCAGGAATCGATATTCCTAAACGCTCATCATATTCAAATCGATACAATTGTCTGCACCTCCATTATAAAGTTTATTTTACAACAAATTTACAGGATATTAAACAAATTTGCTCTCAACTTTTACTCGATCATTATTTTTTTCAAGTAAAAATCGTTTTTGATAAAAATTATGGGCAATTTCAGAAACCTGTTTCGCTAAAAAGTAATTTGACGCAGCGCCAATTGCCATACCGAATAGCGGCATTCCTTGAATAAGTTTCTTTCTAAGTAAAAATAGCATCAGACCTTTTCCGAATTGCTTAATCGGTTGCTGGAGCCAAACTGCTGAATTGTAATTATTTTTTTCATTAAATAAAAGCCATTCATCTTCATAGTCAGCTAATTCTTGTAACAAACATAGCCAACCCTCTTTTTGCATTGTTTTTGGTAGCGTTGCCACATGAAAAACTTTCAGGACTAACATTAGTTCATAAGGCTTTTTTAAATCGTATCCGTACGTCATTGCGATTAGCTGAATCGACCTTAAATTAATTGTTAATATTAACGGTAAATCTAAGGCTATTAAAAACAAACCGCCAATTCCAGTAACTCCACCTTGACTAAGAGATACAAGCCGTTGTTTCGCTAGATGTTGATTACTAATAAATCGAAGCTGATCAATTGTTAGCCTCTTCATATCAGCTAAGTTTTCAATGTTTGCGTTGAAGACCCGACCCTGGTCTAATACCTTCAAAGCAGTTTCTTCTTCGTACTTAGTACTTTGGATAATGACGTGGGTATGAAATATAATACTATCGACCGTTTCTAATAGCTTTGTTTGCAAATCTGGTCGCCACGAGCGAATTGTGTGATTAAGATTTTCTTCCAATGAGTAATAAGAATTTTTTTCTACTCCAATAAAATATGATTGTTCCCAATTTTCTATAGCTTCCCAAACCATGTTTTCCCGATCGACTACTTTCATTTTTCAATCACTCCTTATTAAATATTATCACAAAGCACCTACTCATTAATGAATAGGTGCTTGATTTTATTTAATACACCTAACTGTATCTCTTGCAATCATAACTTCTTCGTTTGTTGGAATTACGATCACTTTTACGGGAGAGTGAGGATAGTTTAAAAATGCTTCTTTTCCACGCACTTTGTTTAATGATGGATCCCAATAAATACCCATGAACTCTAAACCTTTTAATACTCGAGCACGAATGACATCACTATTTTCACCAATTCCTGCTGTGAAAATAACAGCGTCAACACCTTGCATTCGAGCTGCATATGATCCGATATATTTATGGATTCGAGAAGTAAATACTTCTAGCGCTAATTCTGCTCGTTCATGGCCTGCTGCTGCTTGTTTTTCTATATCACGAAGGTCACTCGAAAACCCTGATAAAGCAAGCAAACCACTCTTTTTGTTTAGAACATCGAGAACTTCTGTGGCAGATTGACCTGTTTTATCCATAATATAAGGAATTAGTGCAGGGTCAATGTTTCCTGATCGGGTTCCCATTGTAATTCCTGCTAATGGTGTGAAGCCCATTGACGTATCAATTGATTTCCCACCTTCAATAGCGGCAATTGAAGCACCATTTCCTAAATGACATGAAATTAAACGTAACTGATCGACTGGCCTTCCTAAAAGTTCAGCCGCACGCTCGGTTACATATTTATGTGAAGTACCGTGAAATCCGTACTTACGAATACCAAAATTCTCGTAGTACTCATAGGGAACACTATATAAGAAGGACTGCTCAGGCATTGTTTGATGGAAGGCAGTATCAAAAACCGCTACTGCTGGAACGTTAGGTAGTACCTTTCTAAATGATTCAATTCCAACAAGATTTGCAGGATTATGAAGAGGTGCTAATTCAGAAACTTCCTCAATACCTTTTAAAATGCGATCATCAATTAAAATCGAATCATTGAATTTTTCAGCACCGTGAACGACACGATGACCAATTCCTTCAATTTCATCTAAAGAATTAATTATCCCTAAACCAGTAAGTTTTTCTAGTAATAGTTCCACAGCTTTGGAATGATCTGTTATTTCACGAGTTTCGTTTTGTTTTTCTCCATTTACCTCAATTTGAAAAGTCGCTTCTTTTGAACCGATTCTCTCGACAATTCCTTTTGTTAAAACAGTTTCGTTAGGCATTTCGAGGAGTTGAAACTTTAGCGACGAACTTCCAGCATTAATTGCCATAATTTTTGACATTATCCTACATCTCCTTCAATTAAATTAACTAGTCGACTTGTCTGTCAAATGAGTTAATTTCATAATTACATTTAATATTATGAAATTCATTACTATATCTTAATTTTTCGTTTTATTAATTGACCTTATTCATTTAACCATTGTTGAGTTAAGATTTCAATACTACAGAAGGATATTTAATCAAATAGACATAAATTTATAGTACAGATTTTAAATTATTTATCCAAGTCTCACGAATTTAAAGGTGTTAGGTTAGTATAGAACGATCTGTATTATAATATAAAAAGAATCTGTGTTACTACTGTTGTAATAGTGTAAAAGATTTTGTCAGGAACCCATTTTTGTGCACTTTTAATTATCCTCTTAACTGAATGAAATTCATTTCTCAAATAAATTTTTCAAAAAAAAAAGAACTTTCACCACATCGGCTACTCACTCCATTTATTTCAATCGATTATTTTAGATATTCACTAAACCAGTTATTAATACTACTAATCATTTCACTTAGTCTTTGTTTATTTGAAAAAGATGGTAACTCAGCTAAAAGTGCTTGGGTTGGACCTTTAATCCCATCACCTTTTTTCCTAATAATAAAAATACTTTTTCCATGTTTCTCATCTTTGAACATCGATTTTGGTAATTGTAGCAAGGCATAAATATGCGCGTGATCCTTGATGTAACTGTGCAGTTGCTTCGCTTGTTTTGTCTCAAGCATAAAATTCGGAATCAAAAATAACAAAAACCCACCAGATTTTACGTGATTTAATGCTTGTTCAATCATTAAATGATGAGTATATGACATTCCATTTTCAGCTTTTAAGGAATACTTACTAGCAACAGCTTCATTTGGATAGTGACCGACTGGTAAATCCGAAACGACAATATCGATATTAGCAGCAATAAAAGTTTCTTGTAAACTATCTTGGTGAAATAATTCAATATTATGTTCCTGCATATTGGCACTAACATAGGCAAGTCGAAGTAAAGTCTCATCGGGTTCAATACCAAAACTTTCCACCTGCTTACTGGATCCATTTAATATCGCAGTTAGTAAATTAGCAGCGCCTACTGCAGGATCAAGAATACTAAAATGTTCTTTTTTCTCTGTTAGTTTATTTACTAAATAACTCATAAAAAGAGCAACTGCATCTGGAGTCATTGCGTGATGGGGTTGAGTTGCTTCTTTCATACCCTTTAATATCGCAAATTGAAATGCCTTTCTAATTTGTTCTTTTGATAGTTCCTCTAAATTAATGTTACTAAGAGCGATAGTGATTTTTTTTTCAGCTAATTCGCTTAACGATTGGTTAATTTCACCTTGAAAAAGCTTTTCACCTGCCAACACTAGCGCTTCTAGATATGTAAGTTTAACTTCATTTTGAATAATTACCGTACTATCATCTAAATTCGTAAAAAATGTTTCAAATTCTAGATCTTTATTTTGCCCCATATATGATCACTCCTTTCTCAATTTCTAATTGTACCATCTTTTATTCCATAATCAGAAAGATTATATACATTACTCAGGTAACGATTTCTTAATAAATTTTAAAAAAAAAAAAAAAACAGATGCATACTTTAACATCTGTTTTGAATTATTTATTTTACAGTAATTCTTTTGCTGCCGCAACCGGTGCGTCGTAATTTGGATGGTCTGTTGCTTCAGAGACGTACTCAGCATATGTAACATCACCTTGTTGATTAACAACAAATACTGCTCTAGCTAATAGTCTTAGTTCTTCAATAGCTACTCCAAATGCTTGACCGAAAGACAACTCTCGGTGGTCTGATAACGTTTGAACTTTATCAATACCAGCAGCTCCACACCAACGCTTTTGAGCAAACGGCAAGTCAACGCTAACAGTAATGATGTTTACCCCTTCAAGTTGTGCTGCAGCTTCGTTAAAACGTCTTGTTTGGGCATCACAGACACCAGTGTCTATAGATGGTACAACACTAATGATCGTAACTTTGTCTTGTAAACTTTCTAAAGTGAATGGCGATAAGTCATTTGCTAGGACAACAAAATTTGGTGCCTTGTCCCCTACTTTTACCTCATTACCTAATAGTGTAATTGGGTTTCCTTTAAACGTAACATTTGCCAAAATTAATGACCTCCTTATTTTTTAAAACAGTATACAGTAAATATAGTCTTACTTTTATTATTATTCAAGTAATGTGCATTTAAAGATCAAAAAAAAAAGGACTGTAAGCTATTGAAGTATTCTTAATCTCCATTAGCTTTCAGTCCAAATTTCCATTTATCTATCAACTAGCCAGTAATTGCTCCCATATTAGAGCTTTCTAAATATAAGCCATTTCCAAAAAAATAATGATGTTTATAGATTAGGTTGAATAGGTGGAGTAGGTGGAGTATCCTTCTTATTACCATTAATCATTTGCTGAATTTTCTCCACCACTTGTGGAGCAAAATCCAATAATTTTTCATAAAGATGTGTATTTTCATCTAGATGAATCATTCTCACACCTGATGCATTCACAATTAAAAAAGCAATTGGTGTTATAGAAACACCGCCACCGCTACCTCCACCAAAAGGATATTCTTTTTCTTTCTCATTACTTGTACTTTGCTTTTCAATAGTAAACTGACTTCCACCAGCAGCGAAACCGAATCCAACTTTCGACACAGGAATGATGACACTTCCATCTGGAGTTTCAACTGGGTCTCCTACTATTGTGTTCACATCCACCATTTCTTTTATATTTTCCATTGCCGTTTTCATTAGACCTTGAATAGGATGTTCTGACATTGAGTATACCTCCTAACTTTTAAGTACCATTGTGCTCAAACAAATTTTCAGTCGTAAACTTTGGGCGTCTTTTCCAATGAGTGACAATTTGTAAAGCGGCGATTATAGCATACCCTAATCGAAATGAAATCATACACGATAGCTCTGTGTGTGAGCTAGGAACTTGAAAAGTTGGTTGCACATCCAAAATAGGATTAACTTTAAGTTTCATAAAGTGTGCAATCATACCGATAGCACTTCCTTTCAAAGCCCACGCAGCACCTACCATTGTTCCTGTTGCTGCTGCATCACCAACTCCAAGGCAACTTCTCCATGAAAATTTAGTAATCGAAATACGACCTAAAAACTTACGAATAATCTTACTAAAACCAATAACATGCTTCAAAAAATTTTTTATATCCCTTATTGACCGAATAATAGTATCTGCTGTTATCTTCATCGTATTTTCACTATCATTTATAGCCGAATGTTGCTCTTCCTTTACAATGATAGCAGCTGAATCATCATCTATCTTTAAAATCGGTACACTAACCTTATAAGAAGCAAGGCCAAAAAAGGTGGACATTTTTACGTTAAGCTCATCATTATCTTGGTGATGATAATACTTGATCTTAACTGATATTTTTGCAAAAGGAAGCAATAGGAGAATTGAAATAACCCCAATTACAACCCACCAAATCCAATGCACGAAACACCCCTCCCTCTTCACCATTATCACCCGAACCTTGATAAAATAAACTAAAATTTTTACTTTGAAATTGCAATGAATGTAAAAGCCCTTTTGTGAATTAAAATCACAAAAGGGCTTTTACATTTACTATTCGCAAATCGTTACTCACATTTCTTCATGAATCACAAGTGTATCGCCGATCATGTCATGTAAACCTTGCTTTTTTCTTTGAAAAGCAACAATAAGATAGAGTGTGTAAGTAAGTATAAACACCTGCAAAATATATCTGCCAACTACTTCTCGAAAAATTAGCGACGACCACGTTAACGGTACTTCCTTTTTACTAATAACTTTAATGCCCAAAACTCTTTTACCTATTGTTTGCCCCCATTTTTTTGTAAGTAACAAAAAATAAAGAACAGTGATAATCGCTACTAATAGTACCTCGAGAGAAAAAAAGGCGATACGAATTTCTCTTAAATTAACGATGGTTAAAATAGGCGCTACAATAATTGTCTTAATACTAGCTAAAACTAATAAATCTAATATGTAAGCCCAAAATCTCATCCAAAACCCTGCATATCGATAGCCTTTTTTCTCTGTATTACTACCTACCTCTTGGTTAACCTCATGTTCATCCATTAATAGTCGCCACCTTATTCAGCTTTATA harbors:
- a CDS encoding class I SAM-dependent methyltransferase — translated: MGQNKDLEFETFFTNLDDSTVIIQNEVKLTYLEALVLAGEKLFQGEINQSLSELAEKKITIALSNINLEELSKEQIRKAFQFAILKGMKEATQPHHAMTPDAVALFMSYLVNKLTEKKEHFSILDPAVGAANLLTAILNGSSKQVESFGIEPDETLLRLAYVSANMQEHNIELFHQDSLQETFIAANIDIVVSDLPVGHYPNEAVASKYSLKAENGMSYTHHLMIEQALNHVKSGGFLLFLIPNFMLETKQAKQLHSYIKDHAHIYALLQLPKSMFKDEKHGKSIFIIRKKGDGIKGPTQALLAELPSFSNKQRLSEMISSINNWFSEYLK
- a CDS encoding RDD family protein, which encodes MDEHEVNQEVGSNTEKKGYRYAGFWMRFWAYILDLLVLASIKTIIVAPILTIVNLREIRIAFFSLEVLLVAIITVLYFLLLTKKWGQTIGKRVLGIKVISKKEVPLTWSSLIFREVVGRYILQVFILTYTLYLIVAFQRKKQGLHDMIGDTLVIHEEM
- a CDS encoding DUF2953 domain-containing protein, with protein sequence MHWIWWVVIGVISILLLLPFAKISVKIKYYHHQDNDELNVKMSTFFGLASYKVSVPILKIDDDSAAIIVKEEQHSAINDSENTMKITADTIIRSIRDIKNFLKHVIGFSKIIRKFLGRISITKFSWRSCLGVGDAAATGTMVGAAWALKGSAIGMIAHFMKLKVNPILDVQPTFQVPSSHTELSCMISFRLGYAIIAALQIVTHWKRRPKFTTENLFEHNGT
- a CDS encoding EcsC family protein, encoding MKVVDRENMVWEAIENWEQSYFIGVEKNSYYSLEENLNHTIRSWRPDLQTKLLETVDSIIFHTHVIIQSTKYEEETALKVLDQGRVFNANIENLADMKRLTIDQLRFISNQHLAKQRLVSLSQGGVTGIGGLFLIALDLPLILTINLRSIQLIAMTYGYDLKKPYELMLVLKVFHVATLPKTMQKEGWLCLLQELADYEDEWLLFNEKNNYNSAVWLQQPIKQFGKGLMLFLLRKKLIQGMPLFGMAIGAASNYFLAKQVSEIAHNFYQKRFLLEKNNDRVKVESKFV
- the tpx gene encoding thiol peroxidase, which encodes MANVTFKGNPITLLGNEVKVGDKAPNFVVLANDLSPFTLESLQDKVTIISVVPSIDTGVCDAQTRRFNEAAAQLEGVNIITVSVDLPFAQKRWCGAAGIDKVQTLSDHRELSFGQAFGVAIEELRLLARAVFVVNQQGDVTYAEYVSEATDHPNYDAPVAAAKELL
- a CDS encoding acetate kinase: MSKIMAINAGSSSLKFQLLEMPNETVLTKGIVERIGSKEATFQIEVNGEKQNETREITDHSKAVELLLEKLTGLGIINSLDEIEGIGHRVVHGAEKFNDSILIDDRILKGIEEVSELAPLHNPANLVGIESFRKVLPNVPAVAVFDTAFHQTMPEQSFLYSVPYEYYENFGIRKYGFHGTSHKYVTERAAELLGRPVDQLRLISCHLGNGASIAAIEGGKSIDTSMGFTPLAGITMGTRSGNIDPALIPYIMDKTGQSATEVLDVLNKKSGLLALSGFSSDLRDIEKQAAAGHERAELALEVFTSRIHKYIGSYAARMQGVDAVIFTAGIGENSDVIRARVLKGLEFMGIYWDPSLNKVRGKEAFLNYPHSPVKVIVIPTNEEVMIARDTVRCIK
- the ytfJ gene encoding GerW family sporulation protein; translated protein: MSEHPIQGLMKTAMENIKEMVDVNTIVGDPVETPDGSVIIPVSKVGFGFAAGGSQFTIEKQSTSNEKEKEYPFGGGSGGGVSITPIAFLIVNASGVRMIHLDENTHLYEKLLDFAPQVVEKIQQMINGNKKDTPPTPPIQPNL